A single Paenibacillus sp. FSL R5-0517 DNA region contains:
- a CDS encoding ImmA/IrrE family metallo-endopeptidase: MDDIVTKLIRKHRTNCPFSIARAVGIQIRFTNLGKSTKGLYFRKLRRRFIVIHNDLPPEWQRFVCAHELGHDRLHKGINRFFLEEHSYFAPGKLERQANRFAIQLLTSGVMPEPDESLEKFCLRTGLPREVQHFFYTI, translated from the coding sequence ATGGATGATATCGTAACAAAGCTGATTCGAAAACACCGGACCAACTGCCCTTTCAGCATTGCCCGCGCGGTTGGAATACAGATTCGTTTCACCAATTTGGGGAAATCCACCAAGGGGCTGTACTTCCGCAAGCTCCGGCGCAGGTTTATCGTCATACACAATGATTTGCCGCCGGAATGGCAACGGTTCGTGTGCGCCCATGAGCTTGGCCATGACCGGCTTCATAAAGGGATTAATCGATTCTTTCTGGAGGAACATTCCTATTTTGCTCCAGGCAAGCTGGAAAGACAGGCTAACCGTTTTGCCATTCAGTTACTAACCTCCGGGGTAATGCCTGAACCGGATGAATCTTTGGAGAAATTTTGTTTACGTACCGGACTGCCGCGTGAAGTGCAGCATTTTTTTTACACCATTTAA
- a CDS encoding helix-turn-helix domain-containing protein, which yields MVEHAFGPYMKQLREQQGYSINQLAEAAGISNSQISRIENGVRGVPKPATIRKISDALSVPYTEMMKQAGYIEPGSATELQEVPEWATYKDRRDFKKMLEDDDDLMFDGIPLDEDDKKRIKDVLTGLFWEAKQMNKRKKTDESDNRP from the coding sequence ATGGTGGAGCACGCTTTTGGTCCTTATATGAAACAACTGCGCGAGCAACAGGGATACAGCATCAATCAGCTCGCCGAAGCAGCCGGAATAAGTAACTCACAGATTTCACGTATTGAAAATGGGGTCCGGGGTGTGCCGAAACCAGCAACTATCCGCAAGATTTCAGATGCACTCTCGGTGCCTTATACAGAGATGATGAAACAGGCTGGTTATATCGAACCAGGGAGTGCCACTGAACTTCAGGAAGTACCGGAATGGGCTACATACAAAGACCGTCGTGATTTCAAAAAGATGCTGGAGGACGATGATGATCTGATGTTTGACGGCATTCCACTTGATGAAGATGACAAGAAACGAATTAAGGATGTACTGACAGGTCTGTTCTGGGAAGCCAAACAGATGAACAAACGCAAAAAGACAGACGAATCGGACAATCGCCCATGA
- a CDS encoding ArpU family phage packaging/lysis transcriptional regulator: MELMLPELDRRKTQTAVEAALEKYRIYKTIAFEEREVMVTASYAERFHGATNVTGDSTARTAIYNVDVQRARQAYCDTIDFVVSRLSEKERVLVCERYLKDDDVFDYKVYNHVFDPPVSKDTYTKIRTRAFYKMALALSDRGLINMEPLSVSRKERQKLG; this comes from the coding sequence ATGGAATTGATGCTGCCCGAATTGGACCGACGCAAAACGCAAACGGCTGTTGAAGCTGCGCTGGAGAAATATCGAATCTATAAAACGATTGCATTTGAAGAACGAGAGGTTATGGTGACGGCAAGTTATGCCGAGCGTTTCCACGGTGCAACCAATGTGACGGGGGATTCCACGGCACGAACGGCGATCTATAATGTGGATGTGCAGCGAGCGCGTCAGGCATACTGCGATACGATTGATTTTGTGGTGTCCCGCCTGAGTGAAAAGGAACGTGTTCTCGTATGCGAACGATATCTGAAAGACGATGATGTGTTTGATTATAAAGTGTATAACCATGTGTTTGATCCGCCTGTCAGCAAGGACACGTATACGAAGATTCGTACGCGTGCTTTCTACAAAATGGCGCTGGCTCTATCAGATCGAGGACTAATTAATATGGAGCCGTTGTCTGTGTCCCGCAAGGAGCGGCAGAAGCTGGGCTAA
- a CDS encoding GAF domain-containing sensor histidine kinase, translated as MNKPQLALAKGEKSVMSEEVGMQEMVTLKTIAETLNTSNDLNLMLDTVVGKLLELTGLTAGWMFLINERGDYACVSDYNLPPALLRKDKEPMRTGTCWCVNRFRDGRLNHAVNIINCKRLEDAVEFQWGDTHDITHHATVPLRSGDKMLGLLNVAAPAKEHFSDSELALLQGVAYQIGSAMDRMRLYRAEQQRADLYAKLGEFSTALGLAVNECSNSDAFSVKVVQLLGQHYDWPFAAIIQQKNGMFVLQAVYADDKVRTLSSALVSSEAANHMNRVIHSHRATSLSAIEAAEILSLCEPDQTMNSIASGMAVPLPYHTPGETGVLVIGIGTGTAGPVQADHEVLEALAEHIAAAWESLKLAENRRELARLEERNRLARDLHDSVNQILFSLSLTAKGAESMLTASEQAHPAAEAMKDIRTLSQEALKEMRALIMQLRPAGLEAGLLHALQEYGTSQGLQVVMNRTGIRSLPRNIEEALWRIGQEALNNIRKHADVPSAEVSLKLSEHEVVFTVADHGIGGAQRPKTSSGNSLGLSIMKERAESLGGRLEIVSSSRKGTTVTAVIPLPFESV; from the coding sequence TTGAACAAACCACAGTTGGCATTAGCCAAAGGAGAGAAGTCTGTCATGTCGGAAGAAGTCGGAATGCAGGAAATGGTCACGCTGAAGACAATCGCAGAAACGCTCAATACGTCCAATGATCTGAACCTCATGCTGGATACCGTGGTCGGCAAATTACTGGAGTTGACCGGATTAACAGCAGGCTGGATGTTTCTGATTAATGAACGTGGAGACTATGCCTGTGTTTCGGATTACAATCTGCCCCCGGCATTACTGCGTAAAGATAAAGAGCCCATGCGAACGGGTACTTGCTGGTGTGTGAACCGCTTCAGGGACGGTCGTCTGAATCATGCGGTCAACATCATTAACTGTAAACGGTTGGAGGATGCCGTGGAATTCCAATGGGGAGATACCCATGATATTACCCACCATGCGACCGTTCCGCTGCGGTCAGGTGATAAAATGCTGGGCTTGCTCAACGTGGCTGCGCCAGCCAAGGAACATTTTAGCGATAGTGAACTGGCACTGTTACAGGGCGTCGCGTACCAGATTGGTAGTGCGATGGATCGGATGAGATTGTATCGTGCGGAGCAGCAGCGAGCTGATCTGTATGCCAAGCTAGGGGAGTTTAGCACGGCCTTGGGCCTTGCGGTGAACGAATGCAGCAATTCGGATGCCTTTTCTGTAAAAGTTGTACAGCTGCTTGGACAGCATTATGACTGGCCTTTTGCCGCAATCATTCAGCAGAAAAACGGAATGTTCGTTTTGCAGGCGGTGTATGCAGACGATAAGGTTCGAACATTATCCAGTGCGCTGGTATCCTCGGAAGCGGCAAACCACATGAACCGGGTAATCCATAGTCACCGTGCCACATCTCTGTCTGCAATAGAGGCGGCTGAGATACTTAGTCTATGCGAGCCTGACCAGACGATGAATTCCATTGCCTCGGGAATGGCTGTTCCCCTCCCGTATCATACGCCAGGGGAAACGGGAGTTCTGGTGATCGGAATAGGAACAGGAACAGCAGGTCCTGTACAGGCAGACCATGAAGTGCTGGAAGCATTGGCTGAGCATATTGCGGCTGCATGGGAGAGTCTGAAGCTGGCGGAGAATCGCCGAGAACTGGCACGACTGGAAGAGAGAAACCGGTTGGCACGTGATCTTCATGATTCGGTTAATCAGATTCTATTTTCACTATCGTTAACTGCTAAAGGTGCGGAAAGTATGTTGACAGCATCCGAACAGGCCCACCCGGCAGCGGAAGCGATGAAGGATATTCGGACTTTGTCTCAGGAGGCTCTTAAGGAAATGCGCGCATTAATTATGCAGCTACGTCCTGCAGGACTGGAAGCAGGGCTACTCCATGCGTTACAGGAATACGGTACCAGCCAAGGTCTTCAAGTGGTGATGAATCGGACGGGAATACGGTCTTTACCGCGTAATATAGAAGAAGCATTATGGCGAATTGGGCAGGAAGCGCTGAATAATATACGGAAACACGCGGATGTTCCTTCTGCTGAGGTCAGCCTCAAGTTAAGTGAGCATGAAGTGGTGTTCACCGTTGCAGATCACGGAATAGGCGGTGCGCAAAGGCCAAAGACATCGTCTGGAAATTCACTTGGCCTGTCCATTATGAAGGAACGGGCCGAATCGCTTGGGGGCAGGTTGGAGATAGTTAGTTCTTCCCGCAAGGGAACAACAGTAACGGCAGTCATTCCACTTCCGTTCGAATCCGTATAA
- a CDS encoding response regulator transcription factor has translation MPITILLADDHAMVRRGLHVFLSTQQDMEVVGEASNGQEALTQAEALKPDVVLMDLHMPVMDGIETARRLRTLMPTTRIIVLTSFSDQDHVVPAVRAGVQGYLLKDIEPEDLAVAIRNVHAGQVELHPAAAGQLMHVMASSDGSMSEQLSKQIPSDQSADTLHPELKQVEQTTQTSSGGPDMLTRREQEVLGLIAQGLSNKEIAVQLVITEKTVKTHVSHLLDKLGLADRTQAALHALRNGWVV, from the coding sequence ATGCCGATTACGATTTTGCTCGCAGATGATCATGCGATGGTGAGACGAGGACTGCACGTTTTTTTGAGCACACAGCAAGACATGGAGGTTGTTGGTGAAGCATCGAACGGACAAGAAGCTCTGACGCAGGCGGAAGCGTTAAAACCCGACGTGGTATTAATGGATCTGCATATGCCGGTCATGGACGGAATCGAAACAGCTAGACGGCTGCGTACACTAATGCCAACAACCCGAATCATAGTGCTCACCTCGTTTTCCGATCAGGATCATGTGGTTCCTGCTGTGCGCGCTGGGGTGCAAGGATATCTGCTCAAGGATATTGAACCAGAGGACCTGGCTGTGGCCATTCGTAATGTGCATGCGGGTCAGGTGGAATTACATCCTGCTGCTGCAGGTCAATTGATGCATGTGATGGCTTCATCCGATGGGTCGATGAGCGAACAGTTATCAAAGCAAATACCGTCAGATCAGTCGGCGGACACTCTACATCCAGAGCTGAAGCAGGTGGAGCAAACAACGCAAACATCTTCTGGCGGTCCGGATATGCTCACTCGCCGTGAACAAGAGGTCTTAGGATTGATTGCTCAAGGGCTGAGCAACAAGGAAATTGCGGTTCAATTGGTCATTACCGAAAAAACGGTCAAAACCCATGTCAGTCATCTGCTCGACAAACTGGGGTTGGCGGATCGGACACAAGCGGCTCTTCATGCGTTAAGAAATGGCTGGGTCGTCTGA
- a CDS encoding NAD(P)H-dependent oxidoreductase, which produces MNIVILAGSNRNNATSTRLGEYAVEIIRGQGHQASLFDLYKSPLPFYAPDEKQADHEHLADLNTRMLAADAIILSTPEYHGSISGVLKNALDHLSQAHFSGKPVLSISSSGGAVGVSSLLQLQAIVRNLHGINAQEWISIGGAQRRRFEATFDGYEEYEGSQDIEDRVQRVIGSFLNLAQTLTNARNASTS; this is translated from the coding sequence ATGAATATTGTTATTTTGGCAGGCAGCAATCGGAATAATGCAACCAGTACACGTCTGGGAGAGTATGCGGTGGAGATTATTCGGGGTCAAGGACATCAGGCCAGCCTGTTTGACCTGTATAAGTCACCGCTCCCATTCTACGCACCAGATGAGAAACAAGCGGATCACGAACATCTGGCAGACCTGAACACGCGAATGCTTGCTGCGGACGCAATCATCCTGTCTACTCCGGAGTATCACGGCAGTATTAGCGGTGTGCTCAAAAATGCACTGGATCACCTGAGTCAGGCTCATTTCAGCGGCAAACCCGTCTTGTCCATTAGCTCCTCCGGCGGAGCAGTGGGGGTAAGTTCGCTTTTACAACTGCAAGCGATTGTCCGTAATCTGCATGGCATTAATGCACAAGAGTGGATCTCCATTGGGGGTGCACAGCGCAGACGATTCGAAGCGACATTTGACGGATATGAAGAATACGAAGGCAGTCAGGATATAGAGGACCGGGTGCAGCGGGTTATTGGATCGTTTTTGAATCTGGCCCAGACGTTAACGAATGCGCGGAATGCATCCACGAGTTAA
- a CDS encoding VOC family protein, with the protein MITGIFETHLNVTDLERSHHFYETVLGLLHAYGQKERGNSFYWIGGKGNAMLGLWQKEPSKVQRQHFAFQVSLEDMKHAVAHLENKGIKTRNFLDDDIGELYVFGWMPAVSVYFNDPDGHSLEFIAMLPDEAKPELGMVPWSEWEKMQGRSV; encoded by the coding sequence ATGATTACAGGCATATTTGAAACACATCTAAACGTGACGGATCTGGAGAGATCCCATCATTTCTATGAAACGGTCTTGGGTTTACTTCATGCCTATGGGCAGAAAGAACGCGGAAACTCCTTCTACTGGATAGGTGGAAAAGGCAATGCCATGCTGGGATTGTGGCAAAAGGAACCTTCCAAGGTGCAGCGTCAGCACTTTGCTTTTCAAGTATCTCTCGAGGATATGAAACATGCGGTGGCTCACTTGGAGAATAAAGGGATCAAGACACGCAACTTCCTGGATGATGATATCGGTGAACTGTACGTCTTTGGCTGGATGCCTGCAGTATCTGTATATTTTAACGACCCGGATGGTCATTCGCTTGAATTCATCGCCATGCTCCCCGATGAAGCGAAGCCTGAACTTGGCATGGTGCCATGGAGTGAGTGGGAGAAGATGCAGGGGCGAAGCGTATGA
- a CDS encoding VOC family protein, with protein MIIEELQLYTTRLEELKHFYSVTLGMEVSNETDQAFHLQVGSTRMIFKQCETDHEPFYHVAWMIPTNRFKEAKQWAASRVVLSKEGEQDEMYSTNWNSHSLYFEDPAGNIIELIAHHRIQNERDHNFSAKDIVQVCEVGLVSDDVLSTVNELQQMGLTRWGEVSETFAPVGDVHGLFIVVKKERTWFFSTQKAQIYPLEVSIRDVGKLRIG; from the coding sequence ATGATCATCGAAGAATTACAGTTATACACAACTCGGCTGGAGGAGCTCAAGCATTTTTATAGTGTTACGTTAGGCATGGAGGTGTCCAACGAGACGGATCAGGCCTTCCACCTTCAGGTTGGATCGACCAGGATGATATTCAAACAGTGTGAGACGGATCATGAGCCCTTCTATCATGTGGCCTGGATGATTCCGACGAATCGATTCAAAGAAGCGAAACAGTGGGCTGCATCCCGTGTTGTTTTAAGCAAGGAAGGGGAGCAGGATGAGATGTACTCTACGAATTGGAACTCTCATTCTCTCTATTTCGAAGATCCGGCAGGTAATATTATCGAGCTGATTGCTCATCATCGTATTCAGAACGAGAGAGATCATAACTTCTCTGCGAAAGACATCGTACAGGTATGTGAGGTTGGATTGGTGTCGGATGATGTTCTGTCTACGGTGAATGAGCTTCAGCAGATGGGACTCACGCGCTGGGGGGAGGTTAGTGAAACCTTTGCTCCTGTAGGAGATGTACATGGTTTATTTATTGTGGTGAAGAAGGAGCGGACGTGGTTTTTCTCTACGCAAAAAGCACAGATCTATCCACTGGAAGTATCCATCCGTGACGTGGGCAAGCTTCGAATAGGCTAA
- a CDS encoding DUF4127 family protein, with protein sequence MKTVLYVPLDDRPANLDDVIVQGKAAGIHIVTPNLSDIKNRLDSEKTVDGTTLLGTSTPVYGKPSKIHDFILKHAAKVDGFIISSDMLAYGGLIGSRQLREDGGGTYPEYDGETTRLLDVIRVIKQKYPRKPVFVMDTIMRLATTSFADGLALDAYNESRALMQQPRQTYTEFEDIIQGYNLSPDGVEYGTTTYFDKEQYYNTRQHKFKTNLYILDQLARSGYIDFLAVGVDDANTQGVQINEINYVEARINEWLSGTNGQNPDRAIILPDADGLGHALVARMANQLFRGGAKTRYAVKYFGPHGNTIINTYEYMDVHENVVRHVDIVGGVLVADSAYPEPEVVTDPMTSVDNEQLVAVSVEQVVPFDMASELDRMTKGHPGVSGENTAVDIEIIAITALDQVQAALEQLTLNGEQGLPSVLIDFVGKGPANVDVAEALLSSPYTGRVLGYSAWNTPGNKIGIAVGMGQSRYALITTEKHEHKLRDAMNAHGSLLFKRFLKDYYYKAVAIAEIRTYSRAHALYTNVATLSDQNMLLFNSEEDYAHLQTLLRDLMQTYTTALANKTAFQTGNVAIKQICNDELSYATYASALLEYANPDFIWGRAFEITLNPKVTLN encoded by the coding sequence ATGAAAACAGTATTGTATGTTCCACTGGATGATCGTCCAGCGAATCTGGATGATGTGATTGTGCAAGGGAAAGCAGCCGGTATCCATATCGTTACACCGAACCTGAGTGATATTAAGAATCGTCTGGACTCGGAGAAAACCGTAGATGGCACAACGCTGCTCGGTACCTCCACGCCGGTTTATGGAAAACCATCCAAGATTCACGACTTTATTCTGAAACATGCTGCCAAGGTCGACGGATTCATTATCTCATCCGATATGCTCGCCTATGGCGGTCTGATTGGCAGTCGTCAGCTTCGTGAAGATGGGGGAGGCACCTATCCTGAATACGATGGAGAAACCACTCGTTTGCTGGATGTAATCCGCGTGATTAAGCAAAAATATCCACGTAAACCTGTGTTCGTAATGGATACCATCATGCGTCTGGCTACAACCTCTTTTGCAGATGGTTTGGCACTAGATGCATATAATGAGTCCCGTGCGTTGATGCAGCAGCCGCGTCAGACATACACCGAATTTGAAGATATTATTCAAGGTTATAACCTGTCCCCGGATGGAGTGGAATATGGGACAACGACCTATTTTGATAAAGAACAGTATTACAATACAAGACAGCATAAATTCAAAACAAATCTGTACATTTTGGATCAGCTGGCTCGCTCAGGTTATATCGATTTCCTCGCCGTGGGTGTCGACGATGCCAACACGCAGGGTGTTCAGATTAATGAAATCAACTATGTAGAAGCACGAATCAATGAATGGCTCAGTGGAACCAATGGACAAAATCCGGATCGTGCCATCATCTTGCCGGATGCGGATGGTCTGGGGCACGCTTTGGTTGCTCGCATGGCTAACCAGTTGTTCCGAGGCGGGGCGAAGACACGTTACGCCGTGAAATATTTTGGTCCTCACGGCAATACGATCATTAACACATATGAATACATGGACGTACACGAGAATGTGGTTCGTCACGTGGATATTGTGGGCGGTGTGCTTGTGGCGGATTCGGCATATCCTGAACCGGAGGTGGTGACGGATCCGATGACTAGTGTGGATAATGAACAGCTGGTGGCTGTATCGGTCGAGCAAGTTGTTCCATTTGATATGGCTTCCGAACTGGATCGTATGACCAAGGGTCATCCGGGAGTTTCCGGAGAGAACACAGCCGTCGACATCGAGATTATTGCGATTACCGCTCTGGATCAGGTGCAGGCTGCGTTGGAGCAGTTGACGCTGAATGGGGAGCAAGGCCTGCCTTCGGTGTTAATTGATTTTGTGGGAAAAGGTCCAGCGAATGTTGATGTTGCTGAAGCGTTGCTGAGCAGTCCATATACCGGACGGGTGTTGGGATACAGTGCTTGGAATACACCGGGCAACAAGATCGGTATTGCCGTAGGTATGGGGCAGTCCAGGTACGCGTTGATCACCACAGAGAAGCATGAGCATAAATTGCGAGATGCAATGAATGCACATGGCTCACTGTTGTTTAAACGTTTCCTGAAGGATTATTACTATAAAGCGGTAGCGATTGCAGAGATTCGCACGTATTCCCGAGCTCACGCGTTGTATACCAATGTGGCTACTCTTTCAGATCAAAATATGTTGCTGTTCAACTCGGAGGAAGATTATGCCCATCTGCAAACATTGCTCCGTGATCTGATGCAAACTTATACCACGGCGCTTGCGAATAAGACAGCCTTCCAGACAGGCAATGTGGCGATTAAGCAGATCTGTAATGACGAATTGTCCTATGCCACGTATGCTAGTGCACTGTTGGAATATGCGAATCCCGATTTCATCTGGGGCCGTGCGTTTGAGATTACGTTGAACCCGAAGGTTACTTTGAACTAA
- a CDS encoding phage tail sheath subtilisin-like domain-containing protein, protein MAGGTWEQTNRPVLPGLYMNFQAAASSAIQAGTRGTVVVPIKANWGPVGTFVEVGSEAAIERIYAANALDNGTAYTSLKLALLGGPKKLLAYRVANAAAKTATLTLKDSSDANVLQLDAKYPGDRANGFYVTIQPGVIDNTKHEVRLFEGNRMLYALLTADITAASLAKEINSDERNVWVTAQAIGDGAGVVATVAGAAFKGGVNGNDDLTNAEYIAVQGALEGEQFDVLALDQAADAPLLASFAAWVKRVRGEGKPVMAVFGGSAADDTSATAVQKAAARSLALNHEGVINVGTGVRLGDAFYSSAETSAYVAGLIAGQRLNQSTTYAATPFDDVTRRWTRAEQEQAVQNGVFIFFHDGRQVKALRGVNTLVTPAAGQNNAWKKIRSIRVLDAINTDLQRSAEDTYIGKVNNTEEGRQALISAMKAYLALLAQSNVIEADGYDVILDPAYYGAAPVLKPEADQVFLQWNVKLTDVMEQLFGTFYVQ, encoded by the coding sequence ATGGCAGGTGGAACTTGGGAGCAAACGAATCGTCCGGTCCTTCCGGGCTTATATATGAATTTTCAGGCGGCAGCATCCTCGGCCATTCAAGCGGGAACGCGGGGGACGGTCGTTGTGCCTATCAAGGCCAACTGGGGTCCTGTAGGGACTTTTGTTGAAGTAGGGAGCGAAGCGGCGATTGAACGTATCTATGCGGCGAATGCGCTGGACAACGGTACAGCTTATACGTCCTTGAAGCTTGCCCTGTTGGGCGGGCCGAAGAAGTTGCTCGCTTATCGGGTAGCAAATGCTGCTGCCAAAACAGCTACGCTCACCTTGAAGGACAGCAGTGATGCCAATGTGCTGCAACTGGATGCGAAGTATCCTGGGGATCGTGCGAATGGATTCTACGTCACCATCCAGCCAGGTGTAATTGATAATACGAAACATGAAGTGCGCCTCTTTGAAGGTAACCGGATGTTGTATGCGCTCCTGACTGCGGATATCACAGCAGCTTCTCTGGCAAAAGAGATTAATTCGGATGAACGAAATGTCTGGGTGACGGCGCAGGCGATTGGTGATGGTGCGGGTGTGGTAGCTACTGTTGCGGGTGCGGCATTCAAAGGCGGCGTAAATGGCAATGATGACCTAACCAATGCGGAATACATTGCTGTGCAGGGTGCGCTGGAAGGAGAGCAATTCGACGTCTTGGCTTTGGATCAGGCGGCTGATGCACCTCTGCTTGCGAGCTTTGCGGCATGGGTGAAACGTGTGCGTGGTGAAGGCAAGCCGGTGATGGCTGTATTTGGCGGTTCCGCAGCGGATGATACCTCCGCTACAGCAGTACAAAAAGCAGCAGCACGTTCGCTTGCGCTCAACCATGAAGGTGTTATTAACGTTGGTACAGGCGTTCGCCTTGGAGATGCATTCTATAGCTCGGCAGAAACGTCTGCTTATGTTGCAGGACTGATCGCCGGACAACGTCTGAACCAATCTACCACTTATGCAGCTACGCCGTTCGATGATGTGACACGTCGTTGGACGCGCGCAGAACAGGAGCAGGCGGTACAGAACGGCGTATTTATTTTCTTCCATGATGGACGTCAGGTGAAAGCACTTCGCGGTGTAAACACACTTGTAACGCCAGCCGCTGGCCAGAATAATGCGTGGAAAAAAATCCGATCTATTCGTGTGTTGGACGCCATTAACACGGATCTGCAACGTTCCGCGGAAGATACGTATATCGGTAAAGTGAACAATACTGAAGAGGGTCGTCAGGCGTTGATTAGTGCCATGAAGGCCTATTTGGCGCTGCTTGCACAGAGCAATGTGATTGAAGCAGATGGTTACGATGTCATTCTTGACCCTGCATACTATGGTGCTGCGCCAGTTCTCAAACCGGAAGCGGATCAGGTATTCCTGCAATGGAATGTGAAGCTGACGGATGTGATGGAGCAGTTGTTCGGTACATTTTACGTGCAATAA
- a CDS encoding phage tail tube protein, with protein MLDASRVILGTHGQLYIDGVWQTNINKLEASVEIEKRELNLVGNDWKVHKNGAKKGTGTMTGYKVTSDMILRGFTKFEIISKLNDPESYGHESVLLKGCMVDKIQLANWTAGEEVPEETGFTFEGFELLNPIVAN; from the coding sequence ATGTTGGATGCGTCAAGAGTAATTCTCGGTACCCATGGTCAGCTGTATATTGATGGTGTGTGGCAGACAAACATTAACAAGTTGGAAGCGAGTGTGGAGATTGAAAAGCGTGAGCTGAACCTGGTCGGTAACGACTGGAAAGTGCACAAAAACGGCGCAAAAAAAGGAACAGGCACGATGACGGGCTACAAGGTCACTTCGGATATGATCCTGCGCGGCTTCACCAAATTCGAGATTATTTCGAAGCTGAACGACCCTGAATCGTATGGACACGAGAGTGTTCTGCTAAAAGGTTGCATGGTGGACAAAATCCAGCTTGCCAACTGGACAGCGGGTGAGGAAGTACCGGAGGAAACGGGCTTTACGTTTGAAGGATTTGAATTGTTGAATCCGATTGTGGCGAACTAA